In one window of Falco cherrug isolate bFalChe1 chromosome 10, bFalChe1.pri, whole genome shotgun sequence DNA:
- the OLFML1 gene encoding olfactomedin-like protein 1 gives MVVLQLQFLLVPFLTSIMGAAQYIMQDAALMNYIDRRFLSLEKGLEKCNQDILEYVEEFRDFSKMALSRLAGLNNYKAEIKSEVENLLRRIERAQRDIDYFGSVTDSNTCVEVHEDLVKQQLFEEAEEKKKLKLMLNASCDHMLAGIKSLKIVKKTGDKHGSWMKDPGKKHTKIYLLNGSVNNVIFEFANIMTFMESNHTLKARKVTLPFPWEGTGHIIYQGFLFYHRYGSLNEIIKFNIQKRNIIDKMLLPGAGRIPAYQLSPSTKIDLAIDEQGLWAIHAEPETGGNIVITKINHITMAVEHTWDTSCNSKDAEAAFMACNTLYVVYNYPSGGTSRIQCVYDVLGAVNTHEIPVLHFPKRQGSHSTIHYNPKEKQLLAWGDGSQIIYKLHTKQKV, from the exons ATGGTAGTCTTGCAACTTCAATTTTTATTAGTTCCATTCCTCACAAGCATCATGGGAGCAGCACAATATATAATGCAAGATGCAGCACTGATGAACTACATTGACCGGCGTTTCCTATCTTTAGAG AAGGGGCTGGAAAAATGCAACCAAGACATACTGGAATACGTGGAAGAATTCCGAGACTTTTCAAAGATGGCACTGTCACGCCTGGCAGGACTGAACAATTATAAGGCTGAGATTAAAAGTGAAGTAGAGAATTTGCTAAGAAGAATTGAACGAGCACAAAGGGACATTGACTATTTTGGATCTGTCACAGATTCTAATACATGTGTAGAAGTACATGAAGACCTGGTGAAACAGCAGCTAtttgaagaagcagaagaaaaaaagaaacttaaacTCATGCTTAATGCAA GTTGTGACCACATGCTTGCAGGTATTAAGTCCCTAAAGATAGTTAAGAAGACTGGAGATAAGCATGGCTCTTGGATGAAAGATCCTGGCAAAAAGCAtacaaagatttatttattaaatggttctgtaaataatgttatttttgaaTTTGCAAATATCATGACATTCATGGAAAGCAATCACACACTAAAAGCTCGCAAAGTCACCTTGCCATTTCCCTGGGAAGGAACTGGCCACATCATATATCAGGGTTTCCTGTTCTATCACAGATATGGCTCCTTAAATGAGATAATTAAATTCaatattcagaaaagaaatataattgacaaaatgctgctgccaggggctggaAGGATTCCTGCCTATCAGCTTTCTCCATCTACAAAAATAGATCTTGCCATTGATGAGCAAGGGCTCTGGGCAATCCATGCAGAACCAGAGACTGGAGGAAACATCGTAATTACTAAAATCAACCACATAACCATGGCAGTAGAGCACACTTGGGACACATCATGCAACAGCAAGGATGCCGAAGCAGCTTTCATGGCATGCAACACACTCTATGTTGTCTACAACTATCCTAGTGGAGGCACTTCTCGCATTCAATGTGTTTATGATGTTTTGGGTGCTGTAAATACTCATGAAATCCCAGTATTGCATTTTCCAAAACGTCAGGGTAGCCATTCCACTATACATTACAATCCTAAAGAAAAGCAACTCCTTGCTTGGGGTGATGGATCCCAGATCATTTACAAGCTACACACAAAGCAGAAAGTTTAG